AGCCTGCAGCACGTTCGACAACACTTGTCTCAGATCTTCTTACCTAGCTTCTACATTTCATTTCAGGCTCCACTCCTTCAAAACGCTAGCTTCCAACCCTCTTCGCTATTCCAGTCTTGTAGGACTTCCTTGGACATGTCTCATGGtcattgtatttttcttcctagtcttTGTTGCTTTAGATAACACCAGGCCACATTCAGCCCTAAAGGGAACCCTCTGCCTTGACTTGTTTTGTCATTGCTTTGTCATTGCTTTGTCATTGCCATcatcagggcctgtcaggggcacTCCACAGCAGGTGGTGGGACAGAACACGTGAGCTTATGCCAGGAAGGAACAAATGTATTTGCAATGACAATGAGCTAGGAGGAATGCTACCACCACCTTCCAGCCTCTCCTGAGCTGGGGGAGACTTAACTGCTTCCCCTCCAGGGGCTGCACAGGCCACAGAGCACTGGGAGGAGGACCAGAGTTCAGTGCAGGAAGATGGTGACAAGGTATTCTGTAAGGACTCTGATGTTCCAGGCTGGTTTGTATAGATACTGTGGAATGTCCAGAAGGTAAATTGGAAGCATGGCATAGCAGGGAAAGGAGAGCAAAGCCGAGAGCTGCTGAGCAAAGTCTTGCATTTAGGATGGGCAGCAGAACACAAGGGGAGGGGTGGCCTGGTGGGCATGGCTGGTGCAGGTGCATGGCAGGTGATACCAAAGGCCTAAAGAGGCAGGAGGCTGATGGCCTCAGTCTTCGCCAGACAGCACTGGTGGAAAGTTATCCTCAGCAGTGATTCGAGAATCTTGGAGCCTGTATTTGAGAGACAGGACTGTAGAAGTATGAAGTATAGCATGAGACCACCCCTTGGAGAGTTTGCTTGGGTGAGTGGGAGATGGCATTGGGCCCCCTCGGGACATTCCTCTTTAATGGACTGGTCTGCAGTATGAATGGCCCAGTGAAAGATACTCCCCCATTGCACTTtagaaaaaagaaggagaagcaaTTTCAAGAAGGCCAAAGACAAGAGGAATTTTCCCCCATATACCTCCATAGAATAAAAGGTgacttcaggctgggcacggtggctcatgcctgtaatcccagcactttgggaggccaagacaggtggattacctgaggccaggagttcaagcccagcctgatcaacatagtgaaaccctgtctctactaaaaatacaaaaacttagctggaacatggtggtgcacccctgtaatcccagctactcgggaagctgaggcatgagaatcacttgaagccaacaggcagagtttgcagtgagccgagattgtgccactatactcgagcctgggtgacaccttgtctcaaaaaaaaaaaaaaaaaagaagaagaagacgaaAAAGGGTGACTTCAGCCCAGAAAAGCAATATTCTACCTTCAGGGTCATTCAACCTTGGCAGAATAGAGCCTGGGAATTTATCCTGTGTACAGTTACTTTCCTAAGCAAATGAGCTGGGGGGTCTCTGAGGCAACTGACCTCCATCTGttctttctgtatattttaaaagagaaatcgATGATGGGTGGACTGAGCTCTCTCTTGTCCCCAGAGACATAGTTCAAGTATTCTTGTTCAAGCATTTTTTTGCTTTCAGGTTTTCTTGCCTAGAGGATTCTAAGACCTTTTGGCTTTAGCTTGATTTTCTCAACTTATCTCTCAAAATTTTTCAGTAACAAAGCTCCTTCTTCAGGCAGTAGTTTATAGAGGCCACAATACAGGAATCAGAAAAACTCAGGATTTTAttagcatatatttattttataacttcACATTTATAACATTTTACTTTGTATACTGTCAATAAATGACAATGAAaccattttaataaatacaaaaacacatgaaattaGGGTGTCATGTTAACCACTGCATCACTTTGGTGGAacagtattaaaaatatactttagaaaGATAAATGATCACAAgtgataccttttaaaaaatgcttttcttaCAATCTCAGGATATTCTTCAGTTAAACTGAACCACaatcagaaaaaataagtaattatttaaaagtcaaaccTCTAACAATTGTCAACAACTGCTGGAAGAGTCAtcacaaatataaaaaacaacaaGCACTCAAATTTACAATAAGAGCTGAAACGGTTTCTAACACCAGGGTAGACTGGAAGTCAACTGGAAGCATATTAACTTGTTACCACACAACTGTCAGAACAATAAAGAAAGCATGCATTGAGCAGACAGGAACATCATGAAAATCCTAAGAGCTTCAGTGTATTGAGGGCTTTCTGTGTTCCAGATGTCATGCAACGTGCTTAAAAAGCATTAAGTCATTTGTTCATAACAACCGTGTACTCTCATcttcttatttttcagatggggaaactgatgtCTAGAGAAGCTAAGCAATTTGCTTACAGTATGCACAAATCTACCACAAGACTACACGTCAACTGTGGTGGAGCTTTGCCTAGCACATATAACTAAATGGTGCTCATCTGCACTGCACTCACACGCTTACGTGATACACAGGTCTGACCTAAATACACAGGTCTGATCTAAACAGCCATGTGGTGCTACCGCTTTTAAAATCTATGAACAAATTAAAAGAAGTTCGGATATGTACACAGATACCATAAAGGAAACTTTGCTCTAAGGTCTGCACAAAATGAGCCAATCTGGAAATAAAAGTAAACCTGGTGGTGAATGCTGATGTGTTAAAATTTGGTTATCAGCCCATTTGAATCTAGCTGCTATTTACTAGAGATTTGAAGAGTTtagcccgggcatggtggctcacacctgtaatcccagcattttgggaagctgaggtgagtggatcacttgaggtcaggagttcgagaccagcctggccaacatggtgaaaccctgtttctactaaaaatacaaaaattagccaggtgtggtggtgggtgcctgtaatcccagctactcgggaggctgaggcacgagaatcgcttgaacctgggaggcggaggttgcagtgagctgagattgcaccactgcactccagcctgggcgatagagcaagacccagtctcaaaataataataatgataattaaaaaaaaataaagagtttaaaatacattttggagATGGAACTGCTAGAAAATCTCTGCGGAACTGCAGAGCACAATTTGAAAGTCATCATGATGGTAGAGGATGGACTAGTGTGAGTCAGAAAGTTCTGGGCTTCTGTCTAGGCTCCATCACTTCTTAGCATTTTGGTGTTGAGGAGACCACTTAACccatctgagcttcagtttctttctctttataaacAGCAAAATTATACCACAACAGGGTGGCTGTATACATTCAACGAGATATACATGAAACACTTTGCAcacagtaggccctcaataaatgtgagttccttttctctcctcttcgTCCTTTGTTGCCACTAAAAACCTTCTCTAAGCAAACCAGCCTGCTCACTAAATCCAAACCTGGCCTAAACACCCCTGCTCTCGAGCATGCTGTCCCCTCATGTCCCCCTTTCTTTGGGGACACCTCTCAGGCTGTGGACCTCTGGAAAGCAAAGCTTAGGTTGAGTCATCTGTGTCTTCAGGGCCCGACACAGCACCTAGTTCTAGGACCATCTATCTGACACCTAGCAGAAAGGCAGGAAGAACACTTCCCaggttaaaacaacaacaatgacaacaacaacaacaaaaatctgcaGGCAGAGATGGTCCTATTCACTGGGTGATGACACTTTTACTGGGGTGATGAACTTACTTACACAAAGGGTTAGTTAGCCTTTTACCTGTCTAGATCATCGCCTCATCTAGACTGGAACCTCTCTGAGGGCAGGGCCCATTTTGTAGGTTTATAATTACTCAACTGCAGTTTATAGTTGTAGTCTTGTAACTCCTTGTACGGTGTCTCACAAAGCCAAGCACTCAGAGAGAATTTGTTGATTTGAGAAAGGAAAACACCTGACAAGTCAAACAgctttatttttcaaacattacAAAAGGTATTTGTTTTTGACTGCCAATTCTTTCTTCTATAGTATGGGCCAATTCTGGTCTATTTgggattatttaaagaaaattggaAGTACAACTGTTTCAGATTCCTTCAGGCTTACTATCTAATATTTGGAGTTTAATCTTTCGTTCATTAATAATCTACATAGGGTCTAAGAAACtcctagatatttttttcttaaaacgaAAAatcaagggccaggcatggtggttcatgcctgtaatcccaccactttgggaggccgagttgggcacatcatttgagcctaggagttccagaccagcctgagcaacacagcaaaaccctgtctctaccaaaaatacaaaagaatagctaggcatggtggtgcatgactgtagtcccaggtacttgggaggctaaggtgtgaggatcacctgagcctgagcctgggaagtcaaggctgcagtgagccgagattgttgtgccactgcactccagcctgggtgatgagagtgagacccaagaaataaagaagaaagagaaaaagaaaaaaggaaagaaggagaggagaggagaggaggagagaaggagagaagaagggagggagggaaggaaggaaggaaggtcaaTAATTGGCTTTCATGCTTTGATTTCAGTCCCatacattaaagaaaaagaatttttaaaggtcTTAGCCCACTGGCTGTGGGTCCTGCCGCCAGGTGGTTTTCAGTCGTCTCCCTCATGATTCCAGCGGCCATAGCCATCTCCTTCCTCTGGCTCTTCAATACTCTCATTCTCAAAGGaggcctcttcctcctcttcttcccgtATTACCTTCATTAGCTCAAGGAAGCTGGGGGGCGGGCCCTGATCCTTCAGCTCCCTAAGCCGGCACCACAGCATCTGGTTAAGAGTGGCCCCAGCCATGACCTGCTCCAGGCGGACCTGGTCCGCAATACGCCGAGGGATGGCGCGTTTCTCCACTGCTCTCCGGAGCAGGGTTTCTAACCGTAACACATAGGCTGAgaccttctctccttcctcctgatAGGTCTTCAGATACCTCACCTGGGCTGTCCTGCGGCTCTCTAGGCTCCCAAACACTTGCTTAAAGGCCTCCAAACACTCTTCTACACTGATGGACGGGTTGTCTGCCTGCACTATGTGCATGAGGTCCAGGGCAGGGCCCCGCAGGCTTTCCGCCAGCcaccttttcttttctgcctctgtTACTGGCCACTCTTTGACTATCTCCGTGGCCTGTTCCAACCAGATATCAAAGGGCTCTTCCTCTGGGGCTGGGACAGCACTCCCCGAGAATACTCGCAGTTTCCGGTATCTCATGGGTAGCAGGGGCTGAGGCGCGTGTGCCATTGCCTGTCCCAACAAATGGGCCAGTAATTCTGGTGAGATGCAGGGCACTGTGGCTGGAGACACGCCCTCGTGCCCCAGTGCTCGAAACATGCCCGAGACCGTCTGCCCCTCTTTTTCTAGAAAGAGGTTCAATCTTTCAAGAAACTCAGTGTCCTGATTAGGGGTCTTAAAGATCACCTTCCAGACACCCCCCTTTCCCTGGACCTCACTGGGAATGGCCGAGACATCAGTATCTTCCAGAAGCTCTAGTAAGACAGCATTGGCATTCTCCTGCTTCCGGAATATCTTGCCAAGTAGTCTATACCTGCCCAGAGACTTTAAAGTCTCCTGAAGGACCTCCTGAATCTCAACCTCCTCATAGTCCGCCGGTATCCCCATAACCATCAGTGACTTCTGCTCATCCACACTCATTATCCTGCACCAGTCCTCTAACAGTGCCAGTGCCATTGTCCTAAGAATTGACCCACTCTGACTCTACGGGCACCAATTTGTTAGTGGTGCAGATATGCACTGACTTAGTATTGAAAATATCCTGGATGAGCTTCTAACCTTAGAACCCACCAATGAATGGGTCCCAGACTAGGTCACTCAAAGACAGTCACAAAGTTTTCTGGACAAATGACCCTGGCCTACTCAGTGGCAAGAACTCAGGACTTCTTGTCTTTAGGCCTGACCCAGGTGGACAGGTCCTGTCTCAGTTCTAACCACACCTCTGCCCGCAGCTCTGAAGTCCGGTTGCCAATGATTTTCTCAAAGATGCTGGCAGCCACGTGGTGCTGACCCTTCTCTGATAGTTGAGGCACCTGGGACAGCTGCTTTCTCCACAGCCTCCTGGTCTCTGATGTTTCGTCTCTCTCCAGTTGGTGGGAAAATGCCTTCCACTCTGGCACCCAGAACTCTTGGAGAGAAGCCTCCCAGCAGGGCGGCTTGGACCCCTGGTGAAACAATGTTCAGTATTACTACACAGCACTCTCTTTCCCTGGAAGCATCCATGCTCTAGTCTGGAATGGAACTGGGGGCAGATGGCGGTTCTGCTTTACACTGTGCTTGcatttgtctcactctgtcagacCCCTTCTTTGCTCactgtgactttttttctcttgaggACTCCAGTGAAATCTGGTGTCCCCACCATATGCTCATCAGACCTGTTGATTAATGTCTGAGCCCCAGTTAAGGACAAGATTCAAGGTCTTTGCCATTGAAAGATGAAATCAGGAGATGTGGTTAAGTACCTGTTGATGTGTTCCCGAGTGTTCCGCGAGAGGTGAGGAGCTTATTTATTCACCTTTTAGCACAGGAAGACATCACCCACTTCCACACAGTGGTGTGTCTGGCTCTTAGCTCCAGCCAAGCCAAGCTGCCCTGTTACACATAAACAGTAAGAACAGGTATTTATGCTTCATGAATATTCAGTAGGAAGACCGTTAATGCACTTATTCAAAAATATGACAATCCTTCACAATACTACTCAATATTAAGTTGCTTTACCTCTTTGATTAACAAAACTAATGAGGAATcactcaaacatttaaaaatagtttaatctAGGTATAACAATTCggggaaaaaaatctcagggCCGACTAAGTTAAATTGGGAATTATGAATTAATTCTCTTTTGTTGTGTCTGTAAGGCTTTGCAAACACACATTTGGGCTTTGCTTTGCTATGAATGGTATGTGAAATAGTTTGAagttttgtcccctccaaatcttatgctgaaatgtgatccccagtgttggaggtggggcctggtgggatgcGTTTGGGTCATTAGAgtggatcccttatgaatggcttggtgccattcttgGGGTAATGAGTGGGTTCTTGTTCTATTAGCTTCCCtgagatctgattgttaaaaacAGACTGCCATCTCCCTCCCCTCACTCTTGCTCCCTTTCTTGCCACATCTCCTCCCTCTTTGCTTTCTGctatgactggaagcttcctgaggggtcaccagatgcagatgtcagcaccatacttcttgtacagcctgcagaactgtgacccaaataaacctctttcctttataaattatccagcctcaggtattcctttatagcaacacaaaatagactaagacattaAGTTACTAACACAACACTCTCCAagcatttgtttctgtttctgttttttgagacagggtatcactctgttgcctaggctggaatgcagtggtgtatatacggctcactgtagccttgatctctcctgggctgaagcaatcctcccacctcgacctcctgagtacctgggaccacaggcacatgccaccatgcctggctagttttttaattttgtgtagagacggagtctccttaCGTTgttcagcctggtctcaaactcctgggctcaagcaatcctcccgccacagcctctcacagtgctgaaTTACACACttgaaccaccacacctagcctttcCTAACATTTGAACTTTAACCCAtcatttgagaaaaaagaaaaaaagaggaagcacACCTATCAAGGATTTTGTTCTGGAGAACCTGTGAGGATTAGAGAACTAAAAAAATTagagttggccaggcgtggtgactcatgcctgtaatcccagcactttgggaagccgaggcaggtagatcacctaaggtcaggagttcgaaaccagcctggccaacatggccaaaccccgtctctaccaaaaatacaaaaattagctgggtgtggtggcgcgtgcctgtaatcccagctacttgggaggctgaggcaggagaatcgcttggacctgggaggtggaagttgcagtgagccgagattgcaccactgcactctaacctgagtaacagagcaagactttgtctcaaaaaaaaaaaaaaagttagagttCCTAATACCTCCCAGTTACTGCTGCAGAGTGTGTGTTAAGGGGCTACAACCATTTCCCCCTTGGCCTAAACATCTTCATCAATTCGAATGGGGGCCATACGTCACAGTGCTGTCCTGTAACTCTATCAGCAGTGCTCCTGCTGTGGGCACATCTCCTGAGTCTTCTGGGAGGTGCTGAAGGCACCAGGGGTGCCAGAGAGCCAGGAGGGCAAAATGCTGCTTCACCCCTGTGCCCAGGAGCCCCAGAGACCTGAGACTGCTGACTTCTCTATGCCTGACTTTTCCTTTCTAAAATGTGGGGACTGTGgaggagggccaggtgcagtgccttacacctgtaaacccagcactttgggaggccaaggcggggggatcacttgagcccaggagtttgagaccagcaacatagtgtgaccctgtctctacaaaaaggaaaaataaaaaaatcagctgggcgtgtggcactcgcctgtagtcccaactacttgggaggctgaggagggaggactgcttaagccgagcgggtcaaggctacagtgagctgtgtttgcaccattgcattccagcctgggtgacagtgtgagactctgtctgaaaacaaaaacaaaaataaaaaaaacagctAGGGGCAACATTCCTCCCCACTGGGATATTTAGAGGAAACAGGGAATGTAAAAAGACACTGCCCAGGAAAAAGCATCTCTACGGTCTACAGAATGACTGCTATGCTGAAGTTAGGCTGTCTTCAGATGACTCTTTCTCCCAATGTGACCTGCAGTGtgaccttcaaataaaaacatggcAAGAAACACCCTTGATATACAATAGGGCCACGGACGGAAATATCTGGATAtggtagaaatagaaaaactttGTATTTTCTCACATAAAGGGGGTCACAGGACAAGCTGGAAAAGAAGCCAGACTTTGAGGTGGAAGACCCCACTGGAACTGTTGGATCACTTAACTAAATACCCAACCTTGGCTATGCGCCCCAAGCTCTCTAAATCTGTTTCCTAACCTGGAAAGCAGTGCTGATAAGGCACGCATCTCACAGTGGGGCTGTGAGTAGGAAATGATGTAATTCAGTTGGAAGCgcttttttcaaatgctttattCAAATGCAAAGCACATCAGGCGCTAAGTCCAAAATGCCGCCTCCGGTTCTCTCAGCCCCTCCACTCCTATattcttcttcctcagtctcCGTTTCTCATTCGGAGACGCCTTTCCACCTATCACGGTGGGCTGATCTTCAAACTGCGACTGGTTGTCCACCAGATGTAACTATATTCACCAAACTATCTCTCACAATTGGACGGTGGGGGTGGTTGGTAACCGCATTTAATCCTGGGCTGACAATGGGACTGGATCCCTGGTTACACGGCCCTACGCGGTGGCCCTGCGGTAAACGGCCTCTCAGCCCAAACCCACCCTGGTTACTGAGCATGCCCAGAACTCCCTCCCGGGCCACCAAAGGAGGGGCACCATTTCTGCAGGGTTTTGCCACTGTGGAAAGAGAGGCGGAGCTGTCATCGCGCAGAGGCAGGGACTGATACGCGGAAAGGACGTGGAGACGGGAAAAAGCAATGAAGGACCCGCACTGACCGTGTTAGGCACACAAATCTAATTACCCCCTGGTTACTTACCAACCCGGTGGCCGTGGCTCACctactgcacacacacaccaagttCCTACACACCTTTCTCCTGCTTGGCCCCACACAATTCATGCACTCACAGCCCACATCCTACCTCCTACTCCGCACCAGATGCGCACCCGCACTTACTCCCCAAACACGTGGCATCTGGTAACCTGGGAAACGCCGCGGCTGTGGCGCAGTGCGCAACAGGGCGGGGGAATCAGGCGGGGCACTGGGGCAAGGGGAAAGCTGGAGATTTGGGGAGGGGGgttcaatttgttttttccctcactttttttttttttttggtgggggaagaAGAATAAACCAAATCGCGACACGTTCCTGCGCCCTTCTTGGCGCAGTGGCGCAGACACGGTCCAAGGCGCCTTGCGCAATAGAGCCGGTCTGCACCCCCTCTTTAAGTCGTGGCACTGGGCTGGAATTCCCGACTTCACTCTTTGCTACACCCCCATAGACCGCAGACCTGCGTCTCTTTATATATTCCACTCCCATCTGCTACGCCCCTCTGCATTTCTTCCCGCCATGTTGTGTGCCCCCCCACTCCTCCGTCACCCCAACCACACCAAAGTGGATGCACGAAGCGGGAACCTTCTCGTTTCCGtctctgctccctgcagcctGCCAAGGCCAGTGGACAAACTGAAGCTTGGTTGTCCTGCGTCTTGGCTGCTCCCCTCCTGTCCACCCTGCCTGTGCTATCCTTGTTCATCTTCAGTGCCATCCCCCTTCCCACACCCTGAGTAGCCTGGCGCCCGGCTTGTCTCCTTTTCCCATCCATCAGCTCACACCCAGGGTAACGGGGCGGGACCCCTATCCACAGTGCGCCCTCGCCCCCGGCCCACCTCCGCCatgcggcggggcagaggcgcctGGGCCAGGCAGGTGGAGGAGATGGGCACTGGGGCCGGGGGCTGCGTCCTCGGGTCCTCACTCCGCGTGCCCTGCCCGATACTTACCCAGGCGCGGAGAGCGGTCAGCGGGCCCTCCGCTACGCATCCATTAGCTGGTGGTCTGGCCGCTTCACTTCCGGAGCGCGGGGCTAGGGGCGGTGCcgccctcccctctctctccttccctcccctccagccCTCCCCTGCGCGCCGCTCCCCTCCCCGGCGCCGCGCCCCGCCCGCGCCTCCCTCCTCCCCGTGCTGCCGGGAACTGGCAGCCTCTCGGCTCCCGCAGCCGCAGCGGACGCCCTCCCAGATCCAACTTTGCCGCTTCCCCGAGCTCGCGCTGTAGCCGCGGGGGGcgtgggcagggaggggagaagcGGGGTCAGGGGGAGGGACCGGGAGGGTGGGTCGCCGGCTCGCCAGCCCTCCTTCCTTTCTGTGCACCTTGCGGTGGGCGGCGAACGGCAGCCGCGGCAGCAGCTAGGGGTCTTGTGCACACAGCGAGGGAGACTTAGGGACTGgcagacggacggacggacggcgAGGACCCTCCCCGAGCCCCCGAGCCATGGCCGAGAGAAAGCAATCCGGGAAGGCGGCAGAGGACGAAGAGGTCCctgccttttttaaaaacctgggCTCCGGCAGCCCCAAGCCCCGGCAGAAATTCTGTGGCATGTTCTGCCCGGTGGAAGGGTCCTCGGAGAACAAGACCATCGACTTCGACTCGCTGTCGGTGGGCCGGGGCTCGGGGCAGGTGGTGGCTCAGCAGCGGGACGTCGCCCACTTGGGCCCGGACCCGCAGCCGCCGTACTCGCGGCAGGGCCGGCGCGCCGGCGGGGAGCCATCTGTTGAATCGGGCCGGAAGGTGGAGATCCGGAGGGCCTCAGGCAAAGAAGCCCTGCAGAACATCAACGACCAGGtcggtgtgggggtggggggtggagacGGAGGACGGGGCGCGGGGATCGCCCCTCCCTCGCCCCTGAGCCCGGCACGCCCGCCTTCATGCCCCG
The nucleotide sequence above comes from Symphalangus syndactylus isolate Jambi chromosome 10, NHGRI_mSymSyn1-v2.1_pri, whole genome shotgun sequence. Encoded proteins:
- the PNMA2 gene encoding paraneoplastic antigen Ma2 codes for the protein MALALLEDWCRIMSVDEQKSLMVMGIPADYEEVEIQEVLQETLKSLGRYRLLGKIFRKQENANAVLLELLEDTDVSAIPSEVQGKGGVWKVIFKTPNQDTEFLERLNLFLEKEGQTVSGMFRALGHEGVSPATVPCISPELLAHLLGQAMAHAPQPLLPMRYRKLRVFSGSAVPAPEEEPFDIWLEQATEIVKEWPVTEAEKKRWLAESLRGPALDLMHIVQADNPSISVEECLEAFKQVFGSLESRRTAQVRYLKTYQEEGEKVSAYVLRLETLLRRAVEKRAIPRRIADQVRLEQVMAGATLNQMLWCRLRELKDQGPPPSFLELMKVIREEEEEEASFENESIEEPEEGDGYGRWNHEGDD